A region of Sulfurovum sp. DNA encodes the following proteins:
- the uvrC gene encoding excinuclease ABC subunit UvrC: MIRLGCYLFLFALKEGKACLFYQIDKCLAPCEKKVTLETYGKIVQEAKEGLLKRKKLTKKLSERMDTLAIQERFEEAATMRDMIQSIKSLSIHSSIDLANTLNVDIFAIINGDARGVIVKLFMRNGKIISSSYTYFRQTHIFEENEAYKQALLEFYTIDTPQMANEILVSHPFVDISQTAQVLSERFGKKITITHPKRGSKSKLITLALQNCKELLRQKNPDSLIEQRIADLLNLSSIPYRVEAFDNSHMMGVATVGGMVVWHEGNWDKNSYRRYELHIGDEVGQMREMLSRRIIDFKNTPPPDLWILDGGQANLNLAKKLLAEAKVNLDVVAIAKEKLDAKAHRAKGAAKDLLYTHEGIMELKPNDSRLHWIQRQRDEAHRYAVTYHQKKKRQEDTQVSLLDKKGVGKATIQKLLDYFGTFEAIYAA; encoded by the coding sequence ATGATACGCCTTGGATGTTATCTCTTCCTATTTGCCTTAAAAGAGGGGAAAGCTTGCCTTTTTTATCAGATAGACAAATGCCTTGCTCCTTGTGAAAAAAAAGTCACATTAGAGACTTATGGAAAGATTGTGCAAGAAGCCAAAGAGGGGTTACTCAAGCGCAAAAAACTGACTAAAAAACTCAGTGAACGCATGGATACACTAGCAATACAGGAGCGTTTTGAAGAAGCTGCAACCATGCGTGATATGATACAATCCATCAAATCATTAAGTATCCATTCGTCTATTGACCTTGCCAACACTCTTAATGTAGATATTTTTGCTATTATTAATGGTGATGCGCGTGGTGTTATTGTGAAACTTTTCATGCGAAATGGCAAGATTATCTCCTCATCTTACACCTATTTTAGGCAAACCCATATCTTTGAAGAGAATGAAGCCTACAAGCAGGCTTTGCTAGAGTTCTATACAATCGATACACCACAAATGGCTAACGAGATTCTTGTCTCACACCCTTTTGTAGATATATCACAAACCGCACAAGTACTCTCAGAGCGTTTTGGCAAAAAAATTACCATCACACACCCCAAACGTGGATCCAAGTCAAAACTAATTACCTTAGCACTACAAAATTGTAAAGAGTTATTGCGCCAAAAAAATCCTGATAGTCTTATCGAACAACGTATTGCTGATCTACTAAACCTCTCCTCTATCCCTTATAGGGTTGAGGCCTTTGATAATTCACATATGATGGGTGTCGCAACAGTTGGCGGCATGGTCGTCTGGCATGAAGGAAATTGGGATAAAAATAGCTATAGGCGCTATGAACTCCATATTGGAGATGAAGTAGGGCAAATGAGAGAGATGCTGTCAAGGCGTATCATTGATTTTAAAAATACTCCTCCACCTGATCTTTGGATACTCGATGGGGGGCAGGCAAACCTCAACCTTGCTAAAAAACTACTTGCCGAAGCAAAGGTTAATCTTGATGTAGTTGCCATTGCCAAAGAGAAACTCGACGCTAAGGCTCACCGTGCAAAAGGAGCAGCAAAAGATCTACTCTATACACACGAAGGTATAATGGAACTTAAGCCTAACGATAGTCGTCTTCACTGGATACAACGTCAAAGAGATGAGGCACATCGCTATGCAGTGACTTACCATCAAAAGAAAAAACGCCAAGAGGATACTCAAGTATCACTCTTGGATAAAAAGGGGGTAGGAAAAGCGACTATACAAAAACTACTTGACTATTTTGGTACATTTGAGGCAATCTATGCTGCATAA
- a CDS encoding FAD-binding protein codes for MNKYDVIIIGAGIAGLYAAMKLPKSKKVLVVCKDIPWECNTFYAQGGMATALNELDVSTHIEDTMAAGTYHNDKEAVEILSKTSLCIIPEMIGLGMKFDKNEKGDILYTKEAAHSVARIVHAGGDATGRYMHYFAMVQNKHQLQRNTLVYDLLIQNGRCYGVKATVNYEPTTIYADDIIIASGGIGSLYAYNTNSRTVSADIHGICVEKGIVLADMEFMQFHPTVFVDTPYARKLLLTEALRGEGAHVVGEKGNRFLFDYDKRGELASRDIVARGIFDYRRKMGENAYLDFSMFEEKWFHERFPNITHTFEALGYHFPQDRISISPAFHYANGGIQCNTNGCIPGIEGLYVIGEAARTGVHGSNRLASNSLLEGVVFAQRTVEYLLGKEYHQVKTPAFEKDYGNILHKENDKIYKQKLRHIMWNDIGIIRTTKGLHEAKNLIYDMKNQEIGRLLELRLNTASAIVEAALARTESLGSHYIESR; via the coding sequence TTGAACAAATATGATGTAATCATTATAGGTGCAGGAATTGCGGGTTTGTACGCAGCAATGAAGCTGCCCAAAAGCAAGAAAGTATTGGTTGTCTGTAAAGATATCCCATGGGAATGCAATACCTTCTATGCACAGGGTGGGATGGCAACAGCACTCAATGAATTGGATGTGTCAACACATATTGAAGATACGATGGCAGCAGGTACCTATCATAATGATAAAGAGGCTGTCGAAATTCTCTCTAAAACCTCTTTATGTATCATACCTGAGATGATTGGGTTGGGTATGAAGTTTGATAAGAATGAGAAAGGAGACATTCTTTATACCAAAGAGGCAGCACACTCTGTCGCACGTATTGTTCATGCTGGTGGAGATGCGACAGGGCGTTATATGCACTATTTTGCAATGGTGCAGAACAAGCATCAGCTTCAGCGCAATACACTCGTTTATGATTTGCTAATACAAAATGGTCGTTGCTATGGCGTGAAAGCAACAGTTAACTATGAACCAACCACTATCTATGCTGATGATATTATTATTGCTTCAGGCGGTATTGGGTCATTGTATGCTTACAATACCAATTCCCGTACAGTCTCTGCAGATATTCATGGTATTTGTGTCGAAAAAGGTATTGTACTTGCCGATATGGAGTTTATGCAGTTTCACCCAACAGTATTTGTTGATACACCTTACGCAAGAAAATTACTTTTAACAGAAGCATTACGTGGCGAGGGTGCTCATGTCGTAGGCGAGAAAGGTAACCGTTTTTTGTTTGATTACGACAAAAGAGGAGAGCTTGCCAGCCGTGATATTGTGGCACGGGGTATTTTTGATTATAGGCGCAAAATGGGAGAGAATGCCTATTTGGATTTCTCTATGTTTGAAGAGAAATGGTTTCATGAACGGTTTCCAAATATTACACATACATTTGAGGCATTAGGGTATCATTTTCCACAGGATCGTATTTCGATCTCTCCGGCATTTCATTATGCCAACGGGGGAATTCAATGTAATACCAATGGGTGCATTCCAGGCATAGAAGGACTTTATGTTATAGGTGAAGCAGCACGTACAGGTGTGCATGGTTCTAACCGTCTTGCTTCCAATTCATTACTTGAGGGAGTTGTCTTTGCTCAGCGTACGGTAGAGTATCTTTTGGGGAAAGAATACCATCAGGTAAAGACACCTGCGTTTGAGAAGGATTATGGTAATATTCTGCACAAAGAAAATGACAAGATCTACAAGCAGAAGCTACGCCATATTATGTGGAATGATATTGGTATCATTCGGACAACAAAAGGGTTACATGAAGCCAAAAATTTGATTTATGATATGAAAAATCAGGAGATTGGCAGATTGTTAGAGCTTCGGCTCAATACTGCTTCGGCAATTGTAGAGGCAGCATTGGCACGGACAGAATCTTTAGGCTCACATTATATTGAGTCTAGATAA
- the nhaD gene encoding sodium:proton antiporter NhaD, with the protein MHEQMHLTTTWVGILSLIIFIVGYYFIATEDKYHINKAKPALLTGTGIFMLIGLYFSMNGLDGHYLETSINHLIIEIAGIFFFLLVAMTYIEAMIDRGVFSALRYRLVSKGYTYKKLFWVTGILAFFISPVADNLTTALILSTVLLTIDNKNRQFLVPGAINIVVAANAGGAWSPFGDITTLMVWVDGKGDFTEFLFLFPAAFLGWFLTASLLKRYVPEGEPPFNTDEKRAEIAEGGKQIIGLFALTIAMAVLSHQVLHLPAMWGMMFGLALLKMYVYYINQNSGSTKINAFSWIAKIENDTLLFFFGILAAVGGLHFLGFLEYFTALYNQFGATVVNIGVGFLSAVVDNVPVMSAVLKADPNMGMDAQSQWMLVTMTAGVGGSLISFGSAAGVGVMGKMHGIYTFASHMKYAWTVLLGYILSIVIWYLQFELLHIGAHHLVK; encoded by the coding sequence ATGCACGAACAAATGCACTTAACAACAACATGGGTAGGAATACTCTCTTTGATTATCTTTATTGTAGGATATTACTTTATTGCTACAGAGGATAAATACCATATCAATAAAGCCAAGCCAGCACTATTAACAGGGACAGGTATCTTTATGCTCATTGGTCTCTATTTTTCAATGAATGGACTAGATGGACACTACCTTGAAACAAGTATCAATCATCTGATTATAGAGATTGCAGGCATATTCTTTTTTCTATTGGTGGCAATGACCTACATTGAGGCGATGATTGATCGTGGGGTTTTCTCTGCACTACGCTATAGACTGGTCTCCAAAGGTTACACCTATAAAAAGCTTTTTTGGGTAACAGGTATACTGGCATTTTTTATCTCTCCAGTTGCAGATAACTTGACTACAGCACTGATTCTTTCTACTGTATTACTGACGATTGATAACAAGAATAGACAGTTTCTTGTTCCTGGCGCTATCAATATTGTTGTTGCTGCTAATGCAGGGGGCGCATGGTCACCTTTTGGTGATATTACAACATTGATGGTATGGGTAGATGGCAAAGGGGACTTTACTGAGTTCCTCTTCCTTTTTCCCGCAGCATTCCTTGGTTGGTTTCTGACAGCTTCACTGCTTAAACGGTATGTTCCTGAAGGTGAACCCCCATTTAATACTGATGAGAAAAGAGCAGAGATTGCCGAAGGTGGTAAGCAGATTATTGGACTTTTTGCACTTACTATTGCAATGGCAGTACTTTCACATCAGGTACTACATTTGCCTGCAATGTGGGGTATGATGTTTGGTTTGGCACTGCTAAAAATGTATGTTTACTATATTAATCAAAATAGTGGCTCGACGAAGATTAATGCATTTAGTTGGATTGCCAAGATAGAAAACGATACCCTACTTTTTTTCTTTGGTATCCTTGCGGCTGTTGGTGGACTTCATTTTCTTGGGTTCCTTGAATATTTTACAGCACTTTATAATCAATTTGGCGCAACCGTGGTAAATATTGGGGTTGGTTTCCTCTCAGCTGTGGTTGATAATGTACCAGTTATGTCTGCCGTGCTTAAAGCAGACCCCAATATGGGCATGGATGCACAGTCACAATGGATGCTGGTAACAATGACAGCTGGGGTAGGGGGAAGCCTCATCTCTTTTGGTTCGGCAGCAGGTGTTGGTGTTATGGGAAAAATGCACGGTATTTATACATTTGCATCTCATATGAAATATGCATGGACTGTACTGCTGGGGTATATCCTTTCTATTGTAATTTGGTATTTACAGTTTGAACTACTGCACATTGGTGCACACCATCTCGTTAAGTAG
- the guaA gene encoding glutamine-hydrolyzing GMP synthase — MKQVPILVFDFGSQYTQLIARKLRESGVYAEVVPYSENIENIKARNPQGIILSGGPASVYSEDAYHLDESIWDLGLPILGICYGMQLITQHFGGVVIPANHHEYGKAKLYIENQNAPIFKNIKQDSIVWMSHGDRAERLPEGFKVIGTSENSPYAAIADESRNIYAFQFHPEVHHSTEGMVMLKNFAKYICNCGSTWNMGSFAKEKIKQIREQVGEKKVLCGVSGGVDSSVVAALLHEALPKEQLICVFVDQGLLRKDEAEQVQDMFKLLDIPLIAIDAKKEFMEVLAGVTDPEQKRKAIGEKFIEVFDKEASKHTDVAFLAQGTLYTDVIESVSVKGPSKTIKSHHNVGGLPDWMTFELVEPLREIFKDEVRKLGLELGLPKHMIGRHPFPGPGLAIRVMGEVNEEALRLLRESDAIMQEELRSAGYYDKVWQAFTVLLNVQSVGVMGDNRTYDNTICVRMVESVDGMTATFAYIPHDVLERISRRIINEINGINRVVYDISSKPPATIEWE, encoded by the coding sequence ATGAAGCAAGTACCTATTTTAGTTTTTGATTTTGGATCACAATACACACAGCTTATTGCTAGAAAATTAAGAGAGTCTGGTGTTTATGCTGAAGTAGTTCCATATTCTGAAAATATTGAAAATATCAAAGCAAGAAATCCACAAGGAATTATCCTTTCTGGAGGTCCAGCATCAGTCTATAGTGAAGATGCCTACCATCTTGATGAAAGTATTTGGGATTTAGGGTTACCAATTCTTGGCATCTGTTATGGGATGCAGTTGATCACACAACATTTTGGTGGTGTTGTTATTCCTGCCAATCACCATGAGTACGGGAAGGCAAAATTATATATTGAGAATCAAAATGCACCAATTTTTAAAAATATCAAACAGGATTCCATCGTATGGATGAGCCATGGAGATCGTGCAGAGAGGCTTCCTGAGGGCTTTAAGGTGATTGGAACAAGTGAAAACTCTCCTTATGCAGCAATTGCTGACGAGAGCCGAAATATCTACGCCTTTCAGTTTCACCCCGAAGTGCACCACTCTACTGAGGGCATGGTGATGCTCAAAAATTTTGCTAAGTATATCTGTAATTGTGGAAGCACTTGGAATATGGGAAGTTTTGCCAAAGAGAAGATCAAGCAGATTAGAGAGCAAGTTGGAGAAAAGAAGGTGCTCTGTGGTGTTTCTGGTGGTGTTGATTCTTCGGTTGTTGCAGCACTGCTGCATGAGGCACTCCCTAAAGAGCAACTCATCTGCGTTTTTGTTGACCAAGGGCTGTTGCGTAAAGATGAAGCAGAGCAGGTTCAAGATATGTTTAAATTGCTCGATATTCCACTTATTGCTATTGATGCAAAAAAAGAGTTTATGGAAGTACTCGCTGGTGTAACTGATCCTGAACAAAAACGTAAGGCAATTGGAGAGAAGTTTATTGAAGTCTTTGACAAAGAGGCAAGTAAACATACTGATGTTGCTTTTCTTGCACAAGGAACACTCTATACCGATGTTATTGAATCGGTCTCCGTAAAGGGACCTTCTAAAACCATTAAATCCCACCATAATGTTGGTGGACTTCCAGACTGGATGACTTTTGAACTGGTTGAGCCATTGCGTGAGATATTTAAAGATGAGGTACGAAAGCTAGGACTTGAGCTAGGACTACCCAAACATATGATTGGTCGTCATCCTTTTCCTGGACCAGGACTTGCTATTCGTGTCATGGGTGAAGTGAATGAAGAAGCACTTAGATTGTTGCGTGAATCTGATGCTATCATGCAAGAAGAGCTTAGGTCTGCTGGCTATTACGATAAGGTTTGGCAGGCATTTACTGTATTGTTAAATGTGCAGTCTGTTGGTGTTATGGGTGATAATCGTACCTATGACAATACTATTTGTGTGCGTATGGTTGAATCAGTAGATGGCATGACTGCAACTTTTGCATATATCCCACATGACGTACTAGAGAGGATTAGTCGTCGTATCATTAATGAGATTAACGGGATAAACCGTGTTGTTTATGATATTAGCAGCAAGCCTCCTGCTACTATTGAGTGGGAATAA
- a CDS encoding metal ABC transporter permease, whose translation MAVSLLFFEGTYNFPFTLLFALIGAGLISFAIYRVQHIEAFIGMLYALGASAIIVLLSNTTEGTELFNKLQASDILFTTTSDLIEPFFLYSTVAILYWLFYNKLQGLAKEILFFGLLSLTVTSSVQLAGVLVVFILLIVPAYLALLQQQFHKLIFAWTIGSSMIILAMIVSYIYDLPTGYTIVFIVSLIGILWVLIKGKEKLNV comes from the coding sequence GTGGCAGTAAGCTTACTCTTTTTTGAGGGAACATATAATTTTCCTTTCACACTACTCTTTGCCCTCATTGGGGCAGGACTCATCTCCTTTGCTATCTATAGAGTACAGCATATAGAGGCATTTATTGGTATGCTTTATGCTTTGGGAGCTAGTGCTATCATTGTTTTACTATCAAATACTACAGAAGGTACAGAATTGTTTAATAAATTACAAGCATCTGATATCTTATTTACCACCACTAGTGACTTAATAGAACCTTTTTTTCTCTATAGTACAGTAGCTATACTCTACTGGCTCTTTTATAATAAACTACAAGGTCTTGCCAAGGAGATACTCTTTTTTGGGTTACTCTCTCTGACAGTAACCTCTTCTGTGCAATTGGCTGGGGTTTTGGTGGTCTTTATATTGCTTATCGTACCTGCCTATCTGGCACTATTACAACAACAGTTCCATAAACTTATTTTTGCTTGGACAATAGGATCTTCGATGATTATATTGGCTATGATTGTATCGTATATATATGATTTACCTACAGGGTATACTATTGTTTTTATCGTATCACTTATTGGTATATTGTGGGTACTTATCAAAGGAAAGGAAAAATTAAATGTCTAA
- the htpG gene encoding molecular chaperone HtpG, whose product MAKHQFQTEIGQLLKLMTHSLYSNKEIFLRELISNGSDAIDKFNYLKLTDERFKDTEWSGEIFIKLDKEDSSLTIGDNGIGMNESDLMENLGTIAKSGTKAFMEQMTGDTKKDSNLIGQFGVGFYSVFMVAEHIDVISKKAGEEQAYKFSTDGTGEYEIKAVTKESHGTVIYIKLKEDEKEFLDKWRTEEVVKKYSNHIAYPIMLNYEDTEFEGEGEEKKEKKVHKKEQINAATALWTLPKSELKEKDYIEFYKTISHDSEDPLFYLHNKVEGANEFTTLFCIPHTAPMDMYRADYQSGVKLYVKRVFITDDDKELLPPYLRFVRGIIDSEDLPLNVSREILQENRILANIKQNSVKKILSGIKKLDNEKFDRFISQYNRVIKEGIYTDFTNKELLLDIVRYKSSNEEGMVSLADYISRGNSEKKEIYYIVGEDEKILRNSPLLEAYKKANIEVLIMDDREVDTIVTPMIGQYKEWTLKDITTIEAPDSRTEEEKKEVEEEFKTLVEKLKETLGDEVKEVKISTRLTESPSCVVKDSSDPMAGMAAMFAQMGQEIPETPLILEINPDHKMIKKLENIKDNTTFSDIAWLLLDTAKLSEGLEPKDKTAFSQRIAKLAIKAI is encoded by the coding sequence ATGGCTAAACATCAATTTCAAACAGAGATAGGGCAGCTACTCAAGCTTATGACACACTCACTCTATTCGAATAAAGAAATTTTTCTAAGAGAACTCATTTCTAATGGGAGTGATGCCATTGATAAGTTTAACTACTTAAAGTTAACTGATGAGCGCTTCAAAGATACAGAGTGGTCAGGAGAAATATTTATTAAGCTAGATAAAGAAGATAGCTCTTTGACTATTGGAGATAATGGTATCGGCATGAATGAGTCTGACCTCATGGAGAATCTTGGTACTATTGCTAAGTCCGGTACCAAAGCATTTATGGAACAGATGACTGGAGATACCAAAAAGGACTCCAACCTTATTGGGCAATTTGGAGTTGGATTTTATTCAGTTTTTATGGTAGCAGAACATATTGATGTCATTTCTAAAAAAGCAGGTGAAGAGCAGGCATACAAATTTTCAACGGATGGGACAGGCGAGTATGAGATAAAGGCTGTAACCAAAGAGTCTCATGGTACGGTGATTTATATTAAACTTAAAGAGGATGAGAAAGAGTTTCTTGACAAGTGGCGTACTGAAGAGGTAGTCAAAAAGTACTCCAATCATATTGCTTATCCTATTATGCTTAATTATGAAGATACTGAGTTTGAAGGTGAAGGAGAAGAGAAAAAAGAGAAGAAGGTACACAAAAAAGAACAGATTAATGCTGCTACTGCCTTGTGGACATTACCAAAAAGTGAACTTAAAGAGAAGGACTATATTGAGTTCTATAAGACTATCTCACATGACAGTGAAGATCCACTGTTTTATCTGCATAATAAAGTAGAGGGTGCTAATGAATTTACAACACTCTTTTGTATTCCACACACTGCACCAATGGACATGTACCGTGCAGACTACCAGTCTGGAGTTAAACTCTATGTTAAACGTGTTTTTATTACCGATGATGACAAAGAGTTGTTGCCACCATATTTAAGATTTGTACGTGGAATTATTGATAGTGAGGATTTGCCATTAAATGTTAGTCGTGAGATTTTACAGGAGAATCGTATTTTGGCAAACATTAAACAAAACTCGGTCAAGAAAATTCTTTCTGGTATTAAGAAGCTTGACAATGAGAAATTTGATCGTTTTATTTCACAGTACAATAGAGTCATTAAAGAAGGCATCTATACTGACTTTACCAATAAAGAACTACTGCTTGATATTGTTCGCTATAAGAGTTCTAATGAAGAGGGCATGGTCTCTCTTGCAGACTATATTTCTAGAGGAAATAGTGAAAAAAAAGAGATCTACTACATTGTTGGAGAAGATGAGAAGATACTTAGAAACTCTCCGCTACTTGAGGCGTATAAAAAAGCTAATATAGAAGTACTCATTATGGATGACCGTGAAGTTGATACTATTGTTACACCGATGATTGGTCAGTACAAAGAGTGGACACTGAAGGATATTACAACGATTGAAGCACCTGATTCTCGTACAGAGGAAGAGAAAAAAGAGGTTGAAGAGGAGTTTAAGACACTGGTTGAAAAGCTCAAAGAGACACTTGGCGATGAGGTCAAAGAGGTAAAGATTTCAACACGTCTAACGGAATCTCCAAGTTGTGTAGTCAAAGATAGTTCTGATCCAATGGCAGGAATGGCAGCAATGTTTGCACAAATGGGACAGGAGATACCAGAGACCCCACTCATCCTTGAAATTAACCCTGACCATAAGATGATTAAGAAACTTGAGAACATTAAAGACAATACAACTTTTTCTGATATAGCATGGTTACTGCTTGATACTGCAAAACTCTCTGAAGGACTTGAACCTAAAGACAAAACAGCCTTTTCGCAACGTATTGCTAAACTAGCAATCAAGGCAATTTAG
- a CDS encoding cation diffusion facilitator family transporter: MSPQKKATVISTSVAALLVFVKLMIGIASGSVAVLASAIDSLLDMGVSIFNFFAIKKTEEAPNEEYHYGKGKIQAIAGVIEGTIITISGLYIIYVAIEKLMHHKETILLVPSIVAMVVSIVMTWLLVRYLLDVAKETDNIVIKADALHYKTDLWSNAAVLIALVLVSITGIDTIDAVFGTGIGLYIIYSAYEIIVEGVGILLDKALDSNTIAKIDEIISNHPEVTSYHWLRTRTDGSTNFVEFHMVLRPNMLLLEAHRIADEVEEKIMPLDSNKRWVITPHFDPYDDEDMNEAMLHGKPLVDLEKIKKDD; encoded by the coding sequence ATGTCACCACAAAAAAAAGCAACAGTCATCTCCACCTCTGTTGCCGCACTGCTTGTTTTTGTTAAGTTGATGATTGGAATTGCTAGTGGTTCGGTCGCAGTGCTTGCATCTGCTATTGATTCCCTACTCGATATGGGGGTTTCTATCTTCAATTTCTTTGCGATTAAAAAAACTGAAGAGGCACCTAACGAGGAGTATCACTATGGAAAAGGAAAAATACAAGCAATTGCTGGAGTGATAGAGGGAACTATCATTACTATATCGGGACTTTACATTATTTATGTTGCTATTGAGAAACTAATGCATCATAAGGAGACCATACTGTTGGTACCATCTATTGTTGCTATGGTGGTTTCTATTGTAATGACTTGGCTCTTAGTCCGCTACCTGCTTGATGTTGCAAAAGAGACAGATAATATTGTTATTAAAGCAGATGCGCTACACTACAAAACAGATCTTTGGAGCAATGCGGCAGTACTGATTGCACTGGTACTTGTATCTATAACAGGAATTGATACTATTGATGCAGTTTTTGGTACGGGTATTGGACTCTATATTATCTATTCGGCATATGAGATTATTGTTGAAGGGGTTGGTATTTTACTTGATAAAGCACTTGATAGTAACACAATAGCTAAAATTGATGAGATTATTTCCAATCATCCAGAGGTGACAAGTTATCATTGGTTACGTACCCGTACAGATGGCTCAACTAATTTTGTGGAGTTTCATATGGTGCTTCGTCCAAATATGCTACTGCTTGAGGCACACCGTATTGCTGATGAGGTTGAAGAGAAGATTATGCCACTTGATTCCAATAAACGTTGGGTCATTACTCCACACTTTGATCCATATGATGATGAAGATATGAATGAAGCAATGTTGCACGGTAAACCGCTTGTTGATTTGGAAAAAATAAAAAAAGATGACTAA
- a CDS encoding uroporphyrinogen-III synthase, translated as MISFKTVAEYLDFNDADTLIFTSKQAVKTVDMIDKRWKDYPCIAIGSATKVQIEVLGGEVIYCPKNFYGEMLSQDIATFLKERKMLYFRPKKVSFDTKTYLQKKGISLKEQIVYETSCCMYGLKEMPEKKAIIIFTSPSTIHCFFRNFNWDESFTAVVIGESTRVHLPKEVKYVVADRPLIMSCIEKAQLL; from the coding sequence ATGATCAGCTTTAAAACCGTAGCTGAATATCTGGACTTTAATGATGCTGATACACTCATATTTACTTCCAAACAGGCAGTAAAGACGGTAGATATGATTGATAAACGATGGAAAGATTATCCTTGTATTGCTATTGGTAGCGCAACCAAAGTACAGATTGAAGTACTTGGTGGAGAGGTTATCTATTGTCCGAAAAATTTTTATGGTGAGATGCTTAGCCAAGATATTGCTACATTTCTCAAGGAACGAAAGATGCTCTACTTTCGTCCCAAAAAGGTCTCTTTTGATACCAAAACCTATTTACAAAAAAAGGGGATTAGCCTGAAAGAACAGATTGTCTACGAGACATCGTGTTGTATGTATGGTTTGAAAGAGATGCCAGAAAAAAAGGCAATTATTATCTTTACTTCTCCCTCAACAATCCATTGCTTTTTTAGAAACTTCAATTGGGATGAAAGTTTTACAGCAGTGGTCATTGGGGAGTCTACTAGAGTCCATCTTCCCAAGGAGGTGAAATACGTGGTAGCAGACCGCCCACTTATCATGTCTTGTATCGAAAAAGCACAATTACTTTAG